A window of the Henckelia pumila isolate YLH828 chromosome 3, ASM3356847v2, whole genome shotgun sequence genome harbors these coding sequences:
- the LOC140888272 gene encoding uncharacterized protein — protein MANITKLEFEALDITGKNYLSWILDAEVHLVSKDLGNTIKEKNNEYPQDLAKSLLFLRHHPDDGLKAEYLTVKNPQEFWKNLKEKFDYQRSVVLPRARYEWIHLRLQDFKSVSDYNSALFKICSNLKLCGENISDQDLLEKTFSTFHASNNNELLLKNHQLRPTGSTPFPEANEISFSEVNANSNQNPHIRRGPGRGHGRGRGHGQNKNYQQHDGKRQKTNHQQWKPNNEEEKGRNMKEYEDKCFKCGMEGHWSRTCRTPKHLVDLYQNSIKGKGKI, from the exons ATGGCGAACATTACAAAACTTGAATTTGAAGCTCTTGATATCACTGGAAAAAACTatttgtcatggattttggatgCTGAGGTTCATCTTGTTTCTAAGGATCTTGGAAAcacaataaaagaaaaaaataatgaatacCCGCAGGATCTTGCAAAATCTCTTCTTTTTCTTCGCCACCATCCCGATGATGGATTGAAAGCTGAGTATCTCACTGTGAAGAACCCACAAGAATTTTGGAAAAATCTTAAAGAAAAGTTTGACTATCAGAGGAGTGTAGTTCTCCCAAGAGCCCGTTATGAGTGGATCCATCTTCGCCTACAAGATTTCAAATCTGTAAGCGATTATAACTCCGCATTATTCAAGATTTGTTCAAACCTCAAACTTTGTGGAGAAAATATTTCTGATCAAGATCTACTTGAAAAAACTTTCTCCACCTTCCATGCTTCAAAT AACAATGAATTACTAttgaaaaatcatcaattaCGCCCAACTGGCTCTACaccatttcctgaagcaaatgaaATATCATTCTCTGAAGTGAATGCCAACTCAAATCAAAATCCTCATATTAGAAGAGGACCTGGGCGTGGTCATGGGCGTGGGCGTGGCCATGGTCAAAACAAAAATTACCAGCAACATGATGGAAAGAGACAGAAAACAAATCACCAGCAGTGGAAACCGAataatgaagaagaaaaagggAGAAACATGAAAGAGTATGAAGATAAGTGTTTCAAATGCGGAATGGAAGGGCATTGGTCTCGTACCTGTCGTACTCCAAAGCATCTTGTGGATCTCTAccaaaattcgatcaaaggaaAGGGAAAAATATAG